The following proteins come from a genomic window of Buchnera aphidicola (Protaphis terricola):
- the dapB gene encoding 4-hydroxy-tetrahydrodipicolinate reductase, translated as MNKKITRIAISGPLGRMGKILIKEIQKNKKICLTSTIARKNNPFINQDVGEVIGIGKIGVLIQDRIDIKKNNFDVLIDFTNPKSTLKHLKYCNIFKKNMIIGTTGFTYEENKIITSYSKNISILKSANFSIGINLIFELVKKTAQIIGNTSDIDIIEFHHRNKIDIPSGTALTIGEKIAKIMKLNLDQDSLYYKKGIGKSRKLKKIGFSSIRSGNIIGKHSVIFTNPKEEIKITHTAFNRKCFAQGAIQTAIWISSKNQGIFSMKDFLKSIL; from the coding sequence ATGAATAAAAAAATAACTCGAATCGCAATTAGCGGTCCCTTAGGTAGAATGGGAAAAATATTAATTAAAGAAATACAAAAAAATAAAAAAATTTGTTTAACATCTACGATAGCAAGAAAAAATAATCCATTTATTAATCAGGATGTTGGAGAAGTAATAGGTATAGGTAAAATAGGAGTATTAATTCAAGATAGAATAGATATAAAAAAAAATAATTTCGATGTATTAATTGATTTTACAAATCCAAAAAGCACATTGAAACATTTAAAATACTGTAATATATTTAAAAAAAATATGATTATTGGTACAACTGGATTTACATATGAAGAAAATAAAATAATTACTTCATATTCAAAAAATATTTCTATATTAAAATCTGCAAATTTTAGTATAGGAATAAACTTAATTTTTGAACTAGTAAAAAAAACTGCTCAGATAATAGGTAATACTTCAGATATAGATATTATAGAATTTCATCATCGTAATAAAATTGATATTCCTTCAGGAACTGCTTTAACTATTGGAGAAAAAATAGCAAAAATCATGAAATTAAATTTAGATCAAGATTCATTATATTATAAAAAAGGAATAGGAAAATCTAGAAAGTTGAAAAAAATTGGATTTTCTAGTATAAGATCAGGGAATATAATTGGTAAACATTCTGTTATTTTTACAAATCCAAAAGAAGAAATTAAAATTACTCATACAGCTTTTAATAGAAAATGCTTTGCTCAAGGAGCAATTCAAACTGCTATTTGGATTTCTTCAAAAAACCAAGGAATATTCAGTATGAAAGATTTTTTAAAAAGTATATTATAA
- the ispH gene encoding 4-hydroxy-3-methylbut-2-enyl diphosphate reductase, with protein MHIVLANPRGFCAGVKRAISIVENALKFYKKVIYIKHELVHNKYIIEKLRKKKVIFVEKISDIPNYSIVVFSAHGVSKKTKEEAIKKKLIILNATCPLVTKVHKEVENSSKKGIETIFIGHKNHPEVIGTLGHYNNKDSKIHLIQSIKDIKKISVKNNRKLNYFTQTTLSIKNTQNIIKSLKKKFPYISGPKKEDICYATTNRQNAILKLSKISNIIFVIGSKNSSNTNRLTEIGKETGIYTKQIESFLEIKKKWIKNKKYIGITAGASAPEFLVKQVVKYLQKIGAITIKEMPGTKEEITFNIPKNLFL; from the coding sequence ATGCATATTGTATTAGCTAATCCAAGAGGATTTTGTGCAGGTGTTAAAAGAGCCATTTCCATTGTAGAAAATGCTTTAAAATTTTATAAAAAAGTTATTTATATCAAACATGAATTAGTACACAATAAATATATTATTGAAAAATTACGTAAAAAAAAAGTTATATTTGTTGAAAAAATTTCAGATATCCCTAATTATTCAATCGTTGTTTTTTCTGCGCATGGAGTATCAAAAAAAACTAAAGAAGAAGCTATAAAAAAAAAATTAATTATTTTAAATGCAACTTGCCCACTAGTAACAAAAGTGCACAAAGAAGTTGAAAATTCAAGTAAAAAAGGTATAGAAACTATTTTTATTGGTCATAAAAATCATCCTGAAGTAATTGGAACATTGGGTCATTATAATAATAAAGATAGTAAAATACATCTAATTCAATCAATTAAAGATATAAAAAAAATATCAGTTAAAAACAATAGAAAATTAAATTACTTTACACAAACAACATTATCTATTAAAAACACTCAAAATATTATTAAATCTTTAAAAAAAAAATTTCCATATATTTCTGGCCCCAAAAAAGAAGATATATGTTATGCAACAACTAATCGACAAAATGCCATTCTTAAATTATCAAAAATTTCTAATATAATATTTGTAATTGGTTCAAAAAATTCTTCTAATACTAATCGTTTAACAGAAATAGGAAAAGAAACAGGAATATATACAAAACAAATTGAATCATTTTTAGAGATTAAAAAAAAATGGATAAAAAATAAAAAATATATTGGTATTACTGCAGGAGCATCAGCACCTGAATTTTTAGTAAAACAAGTAGTAAAGTACTTGCAAAAAATAGGTGCTATAACAATAAAAGAAATGCCAGGAACTAAAGAAGAAATTACTTTTAATATTCCTAAAAACTTATTTTTATAA
- the lspA gene encoding signal peptidase II, whose translation MKKIYKNYYYIIIILIITLDVFSKYWILNYLYLYENKKILSILNLFHVHNYGIAFSILSNKTLWNRFFLSLINIIIILLIFKELINLKIKYKKLSYCFIISGAIGNLIDRLYYGFVIDFIDIHIKNWHFPTFNISDFSIFIGIIIYIKRYIKF comes from the coding sequence ATGAAAAAAATATATAAAAATTATTATTATATTATCATTATTCTGATAATAACATTAGATGTTTTTTCTAAATATTGGATTTTGAATTATTTATATTTGTATGAAAATAAAAAAATTTTATCAATATTGAATTTATTTCATGTGCATAATTATGGTATAGCATTTAGTATTTTATCAAATAAAACATTATGGAATAGATTTTTTTTATCACTAATAAATATAATTATTATATTATTAATATTCAAAGAACTTATAAACCTAAAAATAAAATATAAAAAATTATCTTATTGTTTTATTATTTCAGGAGCAATAGGTAATTTAATAGATCGTCTATATTATGGATTTGTCATAGATTTTATCGATATACATATTAAAAATTGGCATTTTCCAACATTTAATATATCTGATTTTAGTATATTTATTGGGATAATTATATACATAAAAAGATATATAAAATTTTAA
- the ileS gene encoding isoleucine--tRNA ligase: MNDYKKTLNLPYTKFSMRANLIQKEPDILKKWYEDKLYQEIRNKKKNQKIFFLHDGPPYANGNIHIGHAVNKILKDIIIKSKNLSGFDAPYIPSWDCHGLPIEQKVEEKLGLYKKSINTFKFQEECRKYANQQVKKQKKDFIRLGVIGDWDNSHLTMNYKNEANIIKTLSKIIKNKYLYQDFKPIYWCLTCESSLSDAEIEYLNKKSDAIFVLMEIHSKYLKKILNINTLNNKKIYLPIWTTTPWTLPSSRAITVHPDFQYDLIETEMYNLIIAKNLVKKTIKILKIKNWKNLTSLIGKKLENIKVLHPFLNKILLPVILGKHITLDVGTGSVHTAPDHGLDDYIICQKYNIKTVHLIDHKGYFKKNIHPELNDINIIEANKKIIQLLTHNNHLLHHEILKHSYPHCWRHKTPIIFRATPQWFIDINKNNLKKKIINEINKVLWIPKWGKSRLKEMIKNRPDWCISRQRQWGVPMSIFIHKKTGQIHPKNHLIMEKIIKKIEKEGIQAWWNINLSEILEKEHDIYHQIFDILDVWFESGNTHTSIEYKNKKNKKNYADMFLEGSDQHRGWFMSSLIISMLINKKAPYSQVLTHGFVVDKKGQKMSKSIGNTISPNDIINKLGADILRLWVASSNYTNDIVISNEILKRTSDIYRRIRNTTRFMLANINDFNPNKDIISKENMIFLDKWAVAQTKIVQEEIIKFYNEYNFHAIIKKLMYFCSIDMGSFYLDIIKDRQYTLKKNSLERRSCQTAIYYIINALVRWISPILSFTAHEIWNYLPGINSKYVFTEEWFDQLFDLDATNILNHQFWQELIKIKNEVNKFIEEEIQNKKINNSLESSITLYVKPEIKNKLNILKNELKFVFLTSEVILKKYEIAPKNTKKSTLKPEFKFLLKKTKNEKCPRCWHYNIVFTKNNYEICERCILNTKGDGEKRTFI, translated from the coding sequence ATGAATGATTATAAAAAAACTTTAAATTTACCTTATACAAAATTTTCTATGCGAGCTAATTTAATTCAAAAAGAACCTGATATCTTAAAAAAATGGTATGAAGATAAACTTTACCAAGAAATTAGAAACAAGAAAAAAAATCAAAAAATTTTTTTTCTACATGATGGACCACCATATGCCAATGGAAATATTCACATTGGACATGCAGTCAATAAAATTCTAAAAGATATCATAATTAAATCAAAAAATTTATCTGGTTTTGATGCTCCATATATACCTTCATGGGATTGTCACGGATTACCTATTGAGCAAAAAGTTGAAGAAAAATTAGGTCTATATAAAAAATCAATTAATACATTTAAATTTCAAGAAGAATGTCGAAAATATGCAAATCAACAAGTAAAAAAACAAAAAAAAGATTTTATTAGATTAGGAGTTATAGGAGATTGGGATAACTCTCATCTTACGATGAACTATAAAAATGAAGCTAATATAATAAAAACACTCTCTAAAATTATTAAAAATAAATATTTATATCAAGATTTCAAACCAATATACTGGTGTTTAACATGTGAATCATCTTTATCTGATGCAGAAATTGAATATTTAAATAAAAAATCAGATGCAATTTTTGTTTTAATGGAGATTCATTCAAAATATTTAAAAAAAATATTAAATATTAATACATTAAATAATAAAAAAATATATTTACCTATTTGGACAACTACTCCATGGACCCTTCCATCTAGTAGAGCAATTACTGTACATCCAGATTTTCAATACGATTTAATTGAAACTGAAATGTATAATTTAATTATAGCAAAAAATCTAGTAAAAAAAACAATTAAGATTTTAAAAATAAAAAATTGGAAAAATTTAACTTCTTTAATAGGTAAAAAATTAGAAAATATTAAAGTTTTACATCCATTTTTAAATAAAATTTTATTACCTGTAATATTAGGAAAACATATTACTCTTGATGTAGGTACAGGATCTGTTCATACAGCACCAGATCATGGTTTAGATGATTATATTATTTGCCAAAAATATAATATTAAAACAGTGCATTTAATAGATCATAAAGGTTATTTTAAAAAAAACATACATCCAGAGTTAAATGATATTAATATTATTGAAGCTAATAAAAAAATTATTCAACTATTAACTCATAATAATCATTTATTACATCACGAAATTTTAAAACATAGCTATCCACATTGCTGGCGACATAAAACCCCAATTATATTTAGAGCAACCCCGCAATGGTTTATTGATATTAATAAAAATAATTTAAAAAAGAAAATAATTAATGAAATTAATAAAGTTTTATGGATACCTAAATGGGGAAAATCTCGACTAAAAGAGATGATTAAAAATAGACCTGATTGGTGTATATCAAGACAAAGACAGTGGGGAGTTCCAATGTCAATTTTTATACATAAAAAAACAGGACAAATACACCCTAAAAATCATTTAATTATGGAAAAAATAATTAAAAAAATAGAAAAAGAAGGTATTCAAGCTTGGTGGAATATTAATTTATCAGAAATATTGGAAAAAGAACATGATATATATCATCAAATCTTTGATATATTAGATGTATGGTTTGAATCAGGAAACACACATACATCAATTGAATATAAAAATAAAAAAAATAAAAAAAATTATGCAGATATGTTTTTAGAAGGTTCAGATCAACATAGAGGTTGGTTTATGTCATCTTTAATAATATCAATGCTAATTAATAAAAAAGCACCATATTCTCAAGTTTTAACACATGGCTTTGTAGTTGATAAAAAAGGCCAAAAAATGTCTAAATCGATTGGTAATACTATTAGTCCCAATGATATAATAAATAAATTAGGTGCAGATATTTTAAGACTTTGGGTTGCTTCATCAAATTACACTAATGATATTGTTATTTCTAATGAAATTTTAAAACGAACATCAGATATTTATCGAAGAATAAGAAACACTACACGTTTTATGTTAGCAAATATAAACGATTTTAATCCAAATAAGGATATTATTTCTAAAGAAAATATGATTTTTTTAGATAAATGGGCTGTTGCTCAAACAAAAATAGTACAAGAAGAAATTATTAAATTTTATAATGAATATAATTTTCATGCAATTATAAAAAAATTAATGTACTTTTGTTCTATTGATATGGGTTCTTTCTATCTAGATATTATTAAAGATAGACAATATACTTTAAAAAAAAATAGCTTAGAAAGAAGAAGCTGTCAAACTGCAATATATTATATAATTAATGCACTTGTACGTTGGATATCACCTATATTATCATTTACTGCTCATGAAATATGGAATTATTTACCTGGAATCAATTCAAAATACGTATTTACAGAAGAATGGTTTGATCAACTATTTGATTTAGACGCCACAAATATTTTAAATCATCAATTTTGGCAAGAACTAATTAAAATTAAAAATGAAGTAAATAAATTTATAGAAGAAGAAATACAAAATAAAAAAATTAACAACTCATTAGAATCATCTATTACACTATATGTAAAACCTGAAATAAAAAATAAATTAAATATTTTAAAAAATGAATTAAAATTTGTGTTTTTGACATCTGAAGTAATTCTAAAAAAATACGAAATAGCACCAAAAAATACAAAAAAAAGCACATTAAAACCAGAATTTAAATTTTTATTAAAAAAAACTAAAAATGAAAAATGTCCAAGATGCTGGCATTATAATATTGTTTTTACTAAAAATAATTATGAAATATGTGAACGTTGTATTCTAAATACAAAAGGGGATGGTGAAAAACGAACTTTTATATGA
- the ribF gene encoding bifunctional riboflavin kinase/FAD synthetase gives MKIIRGIYHLKKINSNSVVSIGNFDGVHLGHQKLLSTVYKIGTENNMLKIIILFEPQPLEFFNNKNPPKRITKFFQKIKYIELYKIDIVICIKFNKFFSNLNPKEFVKKILIKKLNIKFIISGEDFKFGSKRNGNISFLEKISKKYNFSIIKIKSIYKNNIKVSSTNIRKYLLKNDIESAKLLLGRRFSIIGRVIYGKQIGRKLGFPTANIKLNNNISINNGVYAVKVNYFLEKKIYLGICNIGIKPSFNNIKINKLLEVHLFNTDIDLYEKKIEIFLYKKIRNEYFFTSQEKLKKQIFEDVKIVKQYFNILDQNLLIR, from the coding sequence ATGAAGATTATACGAGGTATCTATCATTTAAAAAAAATCAACTCTAATTCTGTCGTAAGTATTGGAAATTTTGATGGAGTTCATTTAGGACATCAAAAATTACTTTCAACAGTATATAAAATAGGAACAGAAAATAATATGTTAAAAATCATTATCCTATTTGAACCTCAACCATTAGAGTTTTTTAATAATAAAAATCCTCCTAAAAGAATTACAAAATTTTTTCAAAAAATTAAATATATTGAATTATATAAAATTGATATTGTTATATGTATTAAATTTAATAAATTTTTTTCTAATCTTAATCCAAAAGAATTTGTTAAAAAAATATTAATTAAAAAATTAAATATAAAATTTATTATATCTGGAGAAGATTTTAAATTCGGCTCCAAAAGAAATGGAAATATTTCTTTTCTTGAAAAAATTAGTAAAAAATATAATTTTAGTATTATTAAAATAAAATCAATATATAAAAATAATATTAAAGTTAGTAGTACCAATATCAGAAAATATTTATTAAAAAATGATATCGAATCAGCTAAATTGTTACTTGGTAGAAGATTTAGTATTATTGGTCGTGTAATTTATGGAAAACAAATTGGTAGAAAATTAGGTTTTCCTACAGCAAATATAAAACTGAATAATAATATTTCTATAAATAATGGAGTATATGCAGTTAAAGTAAATTATTTCTTAGAAAAAAAAATATATCTAGGAATATGTAATATAGGAATTAAACCAAGTTTTAATAATATAAAAATTAATAAATTACTCGAAGTACATTTATTTAATACAGATATTGATTTATATGAAAAAAAAATAGAAATTTTTCTATATAAAAAAATAAGAAATGAATATTTTTTTACATCACAAGAAAAATTAAAAAAACAAATTTTTGAAGATGTTAAAATCGTAAAACAATATTTTAATATTTTAGATCAAAATTTATTAATAAGATAA
- the rpsT gene encoding 30S ribosomal protein S20 — protein MANIKAAKKYSITSEQRRKKNVSQRSKVRNFIKKVRLAITSGDKKKAEDAFKNMQPIIDKYSTKGIIHKNKAARHKSILSLKIKKLNYN, from the coding sequence TTGGCAAATATTAAAGCAGCAAAAAAATATTCTATAACGTCTGAACAACGTCGAAAAAAAAATGTAAGTCAACGTTCAAAGGTTCGAAATTTTATAAAAAAAGTTAGATTAGCTATTACTTCTGGAGATAAAAAAAAAGCAGAGGATGCTTTTAAAAATATGCAGCCTATTATTGATAAATATTCAACAAAAGGAATAATACATAAAAATAAAGCTGCAAGGCATAAATCTATTTTATCACTAAAAATCAAAAAATTAAATTATAATTAA